The following DNA comes from Candidatus Binatus sp..
GTCGGGACTTCCTCGAGCACCTTGATATCAAGGTCCTCGAAGCTGTCCAGCGCGGCGCGCAGGTCGGTTGGTGAAGCTACATCCTGCGGCAGGTAGTCGTTGACCTGCTCGAAGGTCAGGTAGCCCTGCTCACGGCCGAGATCAACCAGACCCTGTAGGTCTTTACCTTCGTACTTCTGCTTCATTCGTTTTGCTTCCGTTTTGCGCGGGCGTTGGCCGTCGATGCGATGCGTGAAAATCGGCGCGCAATGCGGCCGTCATTGCGACCGCGAGCCGGGAATCAAGTAGCCTCATTTATACAGACGAGAATACAAAGGCAAGTGAGCCACACCAAAGAATCAAGTCTAAGGATCGCTACGCCCAGAGTCAACTTAACCGTCGCCTCGCTCGCGCGATCATTGGGCGAATCACGCTCCGCCGCGCGGCCTGGTCGCGAATTCGCGCTCGCCGGTCACCGCTACATACATTATACGCATCGTTTGCCGGTTTGGCTGCATTGCGGCCGATCTTTTCCTCTGACTCGAGCCGAAGTGCCGGAAAATGAGTGCGCGCTGGAAATCGCGAGCGGGCCTCCGTATTCTCGACGCTGCTGCGCCTCGCTTTGAGCACAATTTTGGCAATGCACGCGATAATCCTGACCCTCAGCTTCGCGATAATCCTCGCCGGCTCGGAACTTTTTACCAATGGGGTCGAATGGTTGGGGCATCGATTGCACGTGGCTGAGGCCGCGGTCGGGAGCCTGCTCGCCGCGGTCGGGACCGCGCTGCCGGAGACCTTCATCCCGGCGGTCGCGCTGTTGACCGGCCGCGACCGCGCGGCGGCGCATACCGCGGTTGGACTTGGAGCGATTGTCGGCGCACCGCTGATGCTGTCCACGGTGGCGATGTCCGTGATGGGCATTGCGGCGCTCGCATTTCGCCGGCGCCGGGGACGGGTCGCGCTGAAAGTGGTGCGCGAGGACGCGCGCCGGGATCTCGCATTCTTCTTTCCGGTTTTTTTGTGCCTGATGATCGCAGGCACAGTCGAGATGGGTGCGGTGCTTCGCCACCTCCTCGCACTGGCATTGTTGATAGTGTACGCGAGCTACGCGGTTGTGATGCTGCGGCTCAGGCGCGTGGCCGGCGCGCAGCTCGAGCGCGGACTCTACTTCGAATCGATTTTGCGCGGGAATCCGCTCGATCCGCGCGCATCGGCGACGGCCGCGCAGGTAATCGTGGGCGTGCTGGCGATTCTGATCGGTGCAGTCGAGTTCGTCGATCAGATCGTCGTGTTCTCAGCCCATGTGCATCTCAATCCCGGCGTGCTCTCGCTCATGTTGAGCCCGCTCGCGACCGAACTGCCCGAGAAATACAACTCCGTTGTCTGGATTCGGCAGGGCAAGGACCATCTCGCGCTCGCCAACATCACTGGCGCGATGGTCTTCCAGTCGTGCATCCCGGTTGCACTGGGGCTCGCGTTTTCGCCGTGGCATCTGACCAGTCCCGAACTGCTCGCGGGATCGATCGCGCTCGCTTCGGCAGCGATTCTGTACATCAATCTGCGCGACTCGGAACTCGGAACTCCGACGCTGATGATCGGCGCAGCCGCATACGCGATCTTTCTGATTGGCGTCTGGTACCTCGGCGCGTTCTGAATCCACGCGCGGGGGCGCGTTGTCCCACGCGAGCTTGCGGGTGCACAATCGAGGGACGCGGGACGCGATGACTACTTACCAAGAGATTTCGGCTCAGTTTTACGGCAACCGCCTGCTGTTCGGCGATCCCGCCGAGCCGGGCGTGGTCGCGGTCGAGGCCGCATCGAACACCGAGATCGACGTTTACCGGCGCCTGTCGGGCAAGCTTGCGCGCGAGCGCCGTCCGATTCGGCTGTTTGCGCTGGTCGAGAATGCTGCCTTGCTCGAAGGTTTCAGCCCCGCGCATGAGACGCGCACGCTCGAGGGCGATTTCCGTTACCGGATGCTCGTCACCTTCGGCTCGCTCGACGCTCTGGACGCCGCTAGGCGCCATCTCAGGAACGCAACCGGCAAGGCGCCTAACGCGCCTGACGCGCCGTATCTGGTGTTGGCCGATCCGGTCGAGCAGCATCTGATGCTGAGCGGGACCACGTTTTTCATCGGGATGGATTTCAGCGAGCTGCGCCGCCTCCAGCTCGATATCGAGACCTATATCTCGCCGGGGTTTGAATTTCCGTCGGCGGCGCGCGCGGGCGATCGGGTTATCGCGATCTCGCTCACCGACTCGACCGGCTTCGAGCGCTTGCTCAGGGGCACCGAGATGGACGAACGCGCGCTGCTCGACGAGATGGTGCGGATTGTCCAGGAGCGCGACCCCGACGTCGTCGAGGGCCACAACCTGTTCCGGTTCGATCTCGAATACCTGGAGACGCGGGCGCGCCGCCACAAAATGAAGCTCAAGCTGGGGCGCGATGGCGGCGAGCTTCGCGCCCGCCCGTCGCGGATGCAGATTGCGGAGCGTTCGATCGCCTACCGCCGCTACGACATCCCCGGCCGCAGCATCATAGATACGTGGATCCTCGCGCAGCACTACGATATCTCGAGCCGCGAACTGGAGAGCCTGGGGCTGAAGCAGCTTGCGCAACACTTCGGGCTGGCGCGCAAGGGTCGCGTGTATATCGACGCGTCGAAAATCAGCCACTACTTCGAACACGAACCGGAAAAGCTCTACGAGTACGCGCTCGACGACGCGCGTGAGACGCGCGCGCTGGCCGAGACCCTCTCTCCCAGTTACTTCGTGCAAGCGCAGATATTCCCGTACTCGTACCAGAGCGCGGTGCTGCGCGGCAATGCGACCAAGATCGACGCGCTCATGATGCGCGCCTACCTGGCTGCGGGGCATTCCATTCCCGAGCCGTCGCCGCCGAGCCCGGTCGCGGGCGGCTACACGGAGGTTCGCCGATGCGGCGTCGCCCACGGCGTCCTGCACTGCGACGTGACCTCGCTGTATCCGTCGTTGATGCTGCAATATCGGCATGCGCCGGCCGCCGACCGCCTGGGCGTGTTCCTCAAGATGCTTGGCGACCTGCGCAGCTTCCGGGTGCAGGCCAAGGCGCTCGCGCGCGAACTCAAGGGTATCGAGCGGCGCAACGCCGACGCGCTCCAGCAGACGTTCAAGATTCTGATCAATTCATTTTACGGCTACCTGGGTTTTTCGCTCGGCCATTTCAATGACTTCGGCGCGGCCAACGCGGTAACCAGGCGCGGCCGCGATCTGATTCAGCGCGCGGTGGCGAAACTCGAAGAGCACGGCGCGCAGGTTATCGAGGTCGATACCGACGGAATCTATTTTGTGCCGCCACCCGACGGCGCCAGCGAAGAAGGCGCGGACAGGCTCCTGGAGCAGGTTGGATCGATTATGCCCGAGGGAATCCGGCTGGAAATCGACGGCCGTTACCGCGCGATGTTCTCCTACAAAATGAAAAACTACGTCCTGATGGACGAGGCGGGAAAGATGACGATTCGCGGCTCGGGGCTGCGCTCGCGCGGACTCGAACGCTTCCAGCGCCGCTTCATGGAACAGATGTTCCGCCTGCTGCTGGAGGATCGGCGCGGCGAAATTGAGAAACTCCACGGCGACTATCGCGCGCGTCTCGCTCGCCACGAAATCGGAATCGCCGATCTGATGAAGACCGAGACGATCCAGGACTCGCTCGACACTTATCGCAAGAAGATCGGTGACAACAGCCGCAATCCCGCGGCCGCCTACGAGCTGGCGCTCAAGGCCGAGCGGCAGTACCTGGCCGGCGATCAAATTTCATACTACGTCACCGGGCGCGGCGCGCGTGCGGCGGTGAACGCGTCCGCGAAGATGGCGGCGGAGTACGATCCGGACCATCCCGACGAAAACGTGGAGTACTACCAGGCCAAGCTTGCCGACCTTTTCGAAAAATTCCGGGTCTTCGTCGAGCGCCCCGGCCTGTTCGCGCCAGCCGCGGATGACGAGGGCAAGCCGGCTCAGCTCTCGATGTTCGCCGCCCCGCAATCCAAGCCCGAAGAAGAGAAGGCGCCCGAAAAGTAGGGAAATTCCTAACAAAATATGCAGAAGTATCGTCTGTTGATACTAGACTTTGACGGAACGTTATGCGTGACCCACGAAGCGATCGCTTACTGCATTCGCCAGACGTTTGCAGCCTTCGATATGCCTCGGCCCGGGGAGGCAGACATCAGGCGAACTATCGGTATGGGAATAGGTCTCGAAGAGACGTTCGCGAGCCTGAACCCGATACTGAATTCGGAACCGGCGCCCGCGATGTCATCGTGGATCACCACCTATCGACGCATTTATAACAGCGGCGAAGGTCAAGCACGAACGCGTCTGTTCCCTGCCGTACGGTCTGTGCTTCGGAAAGTATCTGACTCGGGAATCGCCGTCGTCCTCTTGAGCAACAAGGGTGAGGTAGCAGTCCGCGCCGCAATGGAACGCTTGAGGATCGCAGAATTTATATCGCTCGCGGCTTGTGATGCACCAGGCATCCAAAAGAAACCTGACCCCGATAGCTTCAAAAGAGTCATTCGGCCCGCGTTTCCACACATAGCCCCGGCGGAGACTCTCGTTGTAGGCGATACGAGCGCGGATATTCTCTTCGCGCGAAACGTAGTTGCCGACTCGTGTTGGGCCTCCTACGGCTATGGACGGGCTGAGGAGTGTTTTCCTCTCAAACCGACCTTCACGATCCAGCGCTTCGCCGATTTGGGAACGATTCTATTTCAGTCAGATGCCGAGTGTGACAGGTGATGTGGCGGATTTCGCAGTCAGATGCGGACTGCTCTCCCGCGTCAACCGGTTAAGTCGCAAGCGTGGGAAGCCTAGCCGCAGATGCGTGAATTGATAGATACTGCCCCTCTGCGGAGGGAAACGATGGCCGACGAGAAACAGCAGCTCGATTGGGACAAGATCAGGCAATTCTGGATGCAGGTATCGATTGATATCGGCGCCGCGATGCTCGGTGCGCTGACCTATATCGGCGATCGGCTGGGAATCTTCAGCGCGCTGGCCGAAGCGGGCGCCGTTACCAGCGCGGCGCTTGCGGATCGGACGGGCCTCAACGAGCGGTATCTGCGCGAATGGCTCAGTGCGATGACGGCGGCTGGATATGTGAATTACGACGCCTCGGCGAAGAGCTACGCGATGCCGCCCGAGCATGCGATGGTGCTGGCGCGCGAGGACTCGCCGTTTTTCGCCGGCGGCATGATCGAAATGATCGTCCCTCATGTGTCGATGGCGCCGAAAGTGATGGCATCATTCAAGAACGGGGGCGGCGTATCGCAGAGCGAGTATCCGCCCGAGACGTGGGAGGCGATGGAGCGTTCGTCAGCCTCGCTATTCCGGAATCAGTTGATTCGCAATTGGCTGCCGGCGATGGCGCAGGTGGTCGCGAAGCTGAACGAAGGCGGCTCGTCGCTGGACGTTGGCTGTGGCAGCGGCCGCGCGTCGATCGAGATCGCATCCGCATTTCCCAAGGCCCAGGTTTTCGGCTTCGACGCGCACCTCGGCTCGGTGGAGCGCGCGCGTGCAAACGCGAAAGCCGCCGGCCTGGACGGCCGGATCAAGTTTGACGTCGTCGATTGCACCAGGCTGCCGGCCGCGCAGTTCGATTTCATCTCGACCATCGACGTGGTGCATGATTCCGTCCATCCGGACGCGCTGCTGAAATCGATTCGAGCCGCGCTCAAACCCGACGGCACTTACCTGATGGTCGAGGTAAACGTGTCGTCGAATCTCGAAGACAACATCAATCCGATGGGGCGGCTGATGTATTCGATAAGCACGCTGTACTGCATGACGACGTCGCTGGCGCACGGCGGCGCGGGAATCGGCGCGTGCATGGGCGAGGCGAAGGCGCGCGAGCTGGTCGCCGCGGCGGGATTCAAGCACTTTCGCCGCCTGCCAGTCGGGGATATGTTTTCGGCGCTCTACGAAATCCGCGCGTAGTTGCAGTCGATCATCGAAGGCGGCGCTGGAAGGCATCCTGCAAGGCGGGTAGGACGCTATCCCAATCGGCGACCAACCCTATATTCGCGCGCTCGAAGATCAGCGCGTCGGCATCGTTGTTAATTGCGACGACCGTATCCGCGCGCTTGAGACCGCAGGTATGGTTGGGCGCGCCGCGCACCCCAAGAGCAATATACAGGCGCGGATCGATCGATTTGCCGGTTAACCCGACCTGCAAATTCCGCGGCACCCATCCATTGTCCGTCACGCGCCGCGTCGCGCATATCGCGGCGCCGAGCACTCGCGCGAATGCGGCGGCTCGCGCGACTCCATCAGGTCCACCGATTCCCATGCCGATGCCAACGACAACCTCGGTGCCTTCGAGCGGTGCAATGGTGGCGTCGAGGATCGAGTGCGCCCTTATGAGCCGGCTTTTCGGCGGGCTCAGCTCAGGACGCGCGATCCGAATCTCGGCTTGCTTGTCTTGCGATGGCGCCGCGAGTTCGAGCACGCCCGGCCGCACCGTCGCCATCTGCGGAAACGTTTTCGAGTAAATCGGCGCGACGATATTGCCGCCGAAGGCCGGCTTGAGCGCGACCATCCGATGCTCCGAGTCGAGCTCGATAGCGATCGCATCGCCGGTAAGCCCCAGGCTTAAGCGCGCGGCCAGCCGGGGTCCCCAGTCGCGCCCGCGCTCGGTCGCGCCGATCAAAATTCCCCACGGCGCGTGCGTCAAGACGAGCTTCGCAACAGCCTCGGCGGCGGCCTCGGGGGTGTACGGAACCAGCGCAGGATGCTCGACGATCAGCACCTGGTCGGCGCCGAAACTCGCAAGCAGCCCCGCGTGTCGCGCGATTGCGCCGCCAAATCCCACCGCGACGAGCGCGCCGCCGAGTCGCGACGCGAGTTCGTCGCCGCGTGAAAGCAGCTCAAGCGTGCCGCGCGTGACGCGGCCTTCAAGGTCGGTCTCGCACGCGATCCACAGGTCATGACTACGATTGCCCGCACGCCGCACCGCCGCGATCGAACGGCGATTGTGCGCGCGCGGGTTGAGCGCGCCGATTGTTTCGAGTGCCGACATCACCTCGGCCGCAGCGCGTTCGGCGTCGGTCGAGTCGATAAACTTGCATTCGGTCTTCGGCGTCACGACGGCGCGAACCTCCTGCACCCACGTCGGCGAACCCGCGAGTCCGAATTCTTTCGGATCGCCGCCGAGCTCCGCCGCGCGCACGGATTGGATCGGCCGGGCCTTCGCCTCCTCGGACGCACCCGGCTTCAGCTTGACCGGCTGCGCGAGGCGCTCGGCGCAGGTGATAACCGCGGGCATCGCGGCCTCGATTTCCTCGAATCCTTCGTCGCTTTCGCGCTCGGCGCGCAGCCGGCGGCCGTCGATTTCCAGCTTTCGCGCGCCGGTTATCTGCGCGGCGCCGATTAGTTCCGCGATCTCGGGGCCGACCTGTCCCGTCTCCGCATCGAGCGAGTACTTGCCGAGCAAAATGAGATCGAAGTTTCCGCGCGCCAGCCAAATCGCGAGCGCACGCGCCGTTGCGAGCGTGTCCGCACCCGCGAAAGCGCGGTCTTCCAGGTGCACCGCGCGATCCATTCCCATCGCGAGCGCATCCTGCAACACGTCGCGCGCCTGCGGCGGCCCCATGGTGACGACAGTGGTGTCGGCGCCGTGGAGATTTTTCAGCTCGACGGCGAGCGAGATCGCGCGCAGATCGAATGCGCTGATCACATTGGGCCCGTCGCGCTTGATGGTCCTGGTGGCGGTGTCGAAGTTGGCTTCCTCGACAAGCGGTATCTGCTTGATGCAAACGGCAATCTTGAGCACGGCGATACTCCCCGTCCCACCAGGCTAGTTGAGCACGCCGGGCGCAGCCAACAAAGCGCGAGGCTGCGCTTACCGGCGCCGGTACGATCAGGTAGTTTCGCGATGTGGGATTGTATCGGCTCGCGGCCGCCGCCGCGCTGTGTGTGTATGCTCTGGTGCTCGCGCCGCCGGCCAACGCGGCCGCTCGGATGCGGATCGTATCGCTGGCGCCGTCGGTAACGGAGACACTGTTCGCGCTGGGCGCGGGTCCCGATGTCGTCGGCGTCTCGCAGTATTGTGACTACCCTGCGCAGGTGCGCGATCTGCCGCGGGTCGGCTCCTTTCTGACTCCCAATCTCGAAGCGATCATCGCGCTGCGGCCCACGCTGGTCGTCGGACTTGAACTGTCATCGGACGTGCGCCAGATTCGCGCCTTGAAGTCGATGGGTTATCCGGTGCTGATGGTCAGCGACGATACTTTGCAACAGATCGAAACCAGTATCGAAACGGTGGGCGCGCGAATCGATCGCCAGCCGCAAGCGCATCGGCTCGTCGCGAAGATTCAGGCGCAGATCGCCGCAGTTCAACAGCGCCTGGCAAGCGTAAAGCCGCAGCGTGTGTTGATGCTCGTCGGCCATCAGCCGATCGTCGCGGTGGGCGCCGGCACTTATCTCGATGAGCTCATGCGGATTGCGCGCGCCGACAACATCGCTGCGGCCGCCGGCCAGCAGTGGCCGCAGCTGAGCATGGAGTACATCATCGCGATGCGTCCCGAGGTCGTGCTGGACGGTTCGATGGGCAGCGACCCGTCGTCGTCGAGCGACTTCTGGGAAAAATATCCGGCGATTCCTGCGGTGCGCGACCATCGCGTCTTCGGCTATGCGCAGGATCCCATTCTTCATGCCGGCCCGCGCGTGGGACAGTCGCTCGAGATAATCGCGCGGATGATTCATCCCGAGGCATGGCAAAATCTGTCCGCTGGTGCACAGCAGTGAACGCGGCCGCAAGCAAACCGCCGTCGCACCTGACGCGCTCGCGGCTGCTCTCGATACTGGCGGCGCTGGCAATCCTGCTGATCGTTTGCGCGGCCGCAGCCGCGCTGTTTGGCAGCGCGCATATCAGCCTCGTGCGCGCATTTTCCGACCCCACCAGTCCCGATCACGCGATTTTCTTCGGCGCCCGATTGCCGCGTGTGCTGATGGGCGTGATCGTCGGCGCGATGCTGGCCGCGGTCGGAACGGCTCTGCAAGCGCTCGTGCGCAATCCGCTGGCAGAGGGTGGCATCCTCGGAATCTCCGGCGGCGGCGCGCTCGGCGCGATACTCGCGCTGGTGATGTCCGCGAAACTCGGCGGCGGCGAGGCGGCCGTCCCACTGTGCGCATTCGGCGCGGCGCTGCTCTCGACGGTGGCGGTTTACCGGCTCGCGATGGTTGACGGCCAGCTTGAGCCGTTCACGCTGCTGCTGGTCGGCGTGATTTTCAACGCGTTCTGGGGCGCGGCAATCATGCTGGTGAACAGCGTCGTCAACTTCTACTACGCGCATAGCATCCTGTTCTGGCTGATGGGCAGCCTCGAGGCGCCGACCTATGGCGAAGCGGCGAGCGTCGCGGGTTTGGGACTGGCCGGCTTCGCCGTGCTGATGTTTCAAGCTCGCGATCTGAACCTGCTCAGTCTCGGCGACGAGTCGGCTGCCGAACTTGGGGTTGACGTGGACCGGCTGCGGCGCACAATCTTCGTTGCGACCTCGGTCATGATCGGCGCCGCGGTCTCCGTCAGCGGAATCATTTCGTTCGTCGGACTGATCGTTCCGCATACTTTGAGATTGATCTTCGGCGCGGATCATCGGCTGCTGCTGCCCGCGTCGCTGATCGGCGGCGCCGCATTCATGGTCGCGGCGGACCTGGTCGCGCGCGTCGCAATCGCCCCGGCCGAAATTCCCGTCGGCGCGATCACCGCGCTCTGCGGCGGCCCGTTCTTCATCTACATGCTGCGGCGCGAAGGCAGGAGACCGCTTTCGCTATGACGACGACATCGCGCGACACCGCCGCCGCCATGCGTGCGAGCGCGATCCACGCGGGATATCCGGGAGTACCCGTGCTGCATGGCGTCTCGATCGAAGTGGCGGCCGGCGAAATGCTCGCCATCGTCGGTCCAAACGGGGCAGGCAAGTCCACCCTGCTCAAGGTGCTCGGCGGCTCGATAAAACCGGGCGCGGGAAGCGTCGAACTTTTCGGCCGCCCGCTCGATTCGATCGATCGCCGGGAATTCGCGCGCACGGTTGCGTCGGTTGGCCAGGAAAACGCGGTCGCATTTCGCTTCACGGTGCTGGAAATCGTGCTGATGGGACGCGCGCCGCATCTCGGCGCCTTCGGCTTCGAGAGCCCGCACGATTTGGAAATCGCATCCGCGGCGCTCGACCGCTTCGACCTGCTCGAGCTTGCCGCGCGCCACGTTCAGGAACTGTCCGGCGGCGAACGCAAGCGCGTGTTCCTGGCCCGCGCGCTCGCACAGGAGCCGAAGGTTGCACTGCTCGACGAGCCGACCGCATTTCTCGATCTCAAGCACGTCGCGGAAATTTTCGCGCGCTTTCGCGAGCTGTGCGCCGAGCGCGGCATGGCCGTCGTTGCGACGCTGCACGATCTCAATGCCGCCGCGCTCTATGCCGATCGCGTGCTGCTGCTCGCCGATGGGGCCGCGGTCGCGTATGGAACACCAGCGGAAGTTCTGACCGTGGAGAATCTGCGGCGGGTTTACGAGACCGAGGTGTACGTCGGGCGCAATCCCTCGACGGGCGCGCTCATAATTCTACCCGCCGCACTTCCCTCTGCCCGCGCGTAGCCACTTCGAGGCACACCAGCGCCGCGCGCGGCAGAGCATTGTACGGACGCCGTACGTGCGCTAGATTCAAAGGCCTGGCTGGAAGAACAATTGAGGCCGAGCGATGGCAACCGCAGCTACTCGAAACGATCGGATCGAACTACGCGCAACCCGCGAGGAAAAGCAGCTCATTTCCGAGGCGGCGGCGCATGAGCAGCTCGACCTCACGCGGTTCATCATGCGCAACGTCCTTCCGGTGGCGCGTGGCGTAGTGGAGCGATCCGAGCGCATCGTGCTTTCGGAGCGTGATTCGAAGCGTGTGCTCCAATTGTTGGAGAAACCGCCTAAGCCCACGGCAGCGCTGATCGCCGCAGCCAGGCGGCTGGCAAAGCGTGAGCGGTAGAATCGCCTGGCGTGAGGAGGCAATCAGCCGCCGCCACGATCGCAGGAATTTCGATTGTGGCTCTCGGGAACTCAACGAGTATCTACGGCGCTACGCGCGGCAAAATCACGAATCCGGCGGCGCCAAGACTTTTGTGGCGGTGTCACCAGGCGACGCTGTCCGCATCCTTGGCTATTACACGATCAGTCCGGGCGCAATTGAATTTGCGAAGATCCCCGCCGCGATAACTCGACGACTCGGCGGGTACGAAGTGCCTGTGTTCCGTCTCGCGCGGCTGGCCGTAAACCTGACAAGTCAGGGCGGCGGACTGGGCGGGGAGATCTTGCTCGCCGCCGGCAGGCGCGCGCTTTCGGTCGCTGTCGAGGTGGGCGGAGTGGCGCTGGCGATTGACGCGAAGAACGAACGCGCCGCCGAGTGGTACAAGCGTTTCGGTGCAGTGCGGCTGCTCGATGACCGTCTGAAACTGGTCTTGCCTTTGAAGACGATCGCTGATGCGCTCGCTTCTGCGCGGTAGCGGGCTAGCAGACCGAGGTGTACGTCGGGCGCAATCCTTCGACCGGTGCGCTCATAATTCTGCCCGCCGCATTGCCCACCGCCCGCGCGTAGCCCGGCCCTTGTGCCCGTGCGGTTTCGCGCCGCGCCCGCAATGTTGCGGACGAACAGCGGCGGCTACTTTCCCTTGAGGCGGGGATCGTCGGACGCGACGCAGCTAGATGCCTCGATTCCTATCGCAAAACTGCTTACGTCAACGGAATCCTGCGCGACTTTGGGAGCGACCTTCGCAAGTGGCTGCCTACTGTCGGGCACAGCGTCAATTTCCTGTTGAACTTCGTCTAGCGCTTTGACAGCCAACCTACGGCGAGACTCTCTCTCTTTCTCGCAGTTGGAAGCGCTGTCGAACGCGCCCATCTGATTCCATTGCGACAGCGGAGCATTCACGTTGGGCGCTTTTCCCGGCGCATCTGGTTGAGGCACCATCAAATACCAGCCCACAAACGCGAGCGCGGCGGCGTGGCGGTGGTTTATCGTGCGGCTCACTCTTGCGGTCGCGGACGATCTGATGCGAACTGGCGGATTTGGTCGCCGATTCGCGTAAGCTCGTCTTCGAATCCGAATCCCATTCGCTGTGCGAAAGCGCCGCATATGTCGGCGGACGCTGCAAAAATACTGAAGACCACTAGATTTGCGAATTCGCGGTTCTCTACAGATATTCCCGGTCGGCTCTCCAAGACGACGCCGACCGCATCCGTCGGCTCATGGAAATAGAAATCCATCAATGCTGGTGAGGTGTGAACGAAAGCAGACAGCGTCGCGTATTCAAACCGATGTGCTGCCTTATGTCCGACCTTTTCGGCCAGCCAGCCGATTCCTTCATTCGGCTTCCTGCTCCACCAATTTCGCCACCATTCGTCGAGCGTCTCGTCAGCAGCGGTACTGTTAACTATCTCTTGGGCCTTAACCTTTATCTCAGGGTCTCCGTGTTCCACCACTGTGCGCAAGACCCTCCGTCGGTTTCGCTGGTAGTCTTGCAAGAAGAGTCGCGCAGTCTCATCGCCACCAGTCACTATCCAGCGAACTTGATATTCCACTTCTCTCAAAACGCGTGCTAGAACCGCCGCGTCCTGCCAAAAGCCCATTCGCAGAAGTTCTACGGCAGCCTGATATGTTTTGAGGAATCTCCCGAAGAAGAAAATCACGGCGATTTTCGAGGGTGTGGTCTGCACCCGGTCGGTCATCAGCTTGGTGCGCAGAGCGTCGGCCAATCCGTGTATCCGCTTGGCGAGATCGGCGAAACCGCGCGAGGCGAGTGGTTCCTCAACGAAATCAGACATCTACTTCCCCTTGAGGCGTGGATCGTAGGTCGAGATGGGAGTTGCTTCCTCACCCGTGAGTTAGCAGAACCCCGTGCGACGGACAAATGGCGGACAGGCTTCTCCCCGTCATGATACTTGAACATTGCGACCGGCATCGGGAAAGCGCACGCACACAAGGGTAGCAAAGCCGGTGACCGCACCACATTCTGTCTCTCTCCCTTACAGGGAGAGCTGTGCGTAACTAACGCCGGACGCCAGGGCGCCCGTCGAGATTCTTCGCTACAGCAGCCTTCGCTCAGAATGACACGAGGGCCTCTTGTTTTTT
Coding sequences within:
- a CDS encoding helical backbone metal receptor, which codes for MGLYRLAAAAALCVYALVLAPPANAAARMRIVSLAPSVTETLFALGAGPDVVGVSQYCDYPAQVRDLPRVGSFLTPNLEAIIALRPTLVVGLELSSDVRQIRALKSMGYPVLMVSDDTLQQIETSIETVGARIDRQPQAHRLVAKIQAQIAAVQQRLASVKPQRVLMLVGHQPIVAVGAGTYLDELMRIARADNIAAAAGQQWPQLSMEYIIAMRPEVVLDGSMGSDPSSSSDFWEKYPAIPAVRDHRVFGYAQDPILHAGPRVGQSLEIIARMIHPEAWQNLSAGAQQ
- a CDS encoding HAD family hydrolase, producing MQKYRLLILDFDGTLCVTHEAIAYCIRQTFAAFDMPRPGEADIRRTIGMGIGLEETFASLNPILNSEPAPAMSSWITTYRRIYNSGEGQARTRLFPAVRSVLRKVSDSGIAVVLLSNKGEVAVRAAMERLRIAEFISLAACDAPGIQKKPDPDSFKRVIRPAFPHIAPAETLVVGDTSADILFARNVVADSCWASYGYGRAEECFPLKPTFTIQRFADLGTILFQSDAECDR
- a CDS encoding class I SAM-dependent methyltransferase, with the protein product MADEKQQLDWDKIRQFWMQVSIDIGAAMLGALTYIGDRLGIFSALAEAGAVTSAALADRTGLNERYLREWLSAMTAAGYVNYDASAKSYAMPPEHAMVLAREDSPFFAGGMIEMIVPHVSMAPKVMASFKNGGGVSQSEYPPETWEAMERSSASLFRNQLIRNWLPAMAQVVAKLNEGGSSLDVGCGSGRASIEIASAFPKAQVFGFDAHLGSVERARANAKAAGLDGRIKFDVVDCTRLPAAQFDFISTIDVVHDSVHPDALLKSIRAALKPDGTYLMVEVNVSSNLEDNINPMGRLMYSISTLYCMTTSLAHGGAGIGACMGEAKARELVAAAGFKHFRRLPVGDMFSALYEIRA
- a CDS encoding RNA polymerase sigma factor region1.1 domain-containing protein; the protein is MKQKYEGKDLQGLVDLGREQGYLTFEQVNDYLPQDVASPTDLRAALDSFEDLDIKVLEEVPT
- a CDS encoding DNA polymerase domain-containing protein, with product MTTYQEISAQFYGNRLLFGDPAEPGVVAVEAASNTEIDVYRRLSGKLARERRPIRLFALVENAALLEGFSPAHETRTLEGDFRYRMLVTFGSLDALDAARRHLRNATGKAPNAPDAPYLVLADPVEQHLMLSGTTFFIGMDFSELRRLQLDIETYISPGFEFPSAARAGDRVIAISLTDSTGFERLLRGTEMDERALLDEMVRIVQERDPDVVEGHNLFRFDLEYLETRARRHKMKLKLGRDGGELRARPSRMQIAERSIAYRRYDIPGRSIIDTWILAQHYDISSRELESLGLKQLAQHFGLARKGRVYIDASKISHYFEHEPEKLYEYALDDARETRALAETLSPSYFVQAQIFPYSYQSAVLRGNATKIDALMMRAYLAAGHSIPEPSPPSPVAGGYTEVRRCGVAHGVLHCDVTSLYPSLMLQYRHAPAADRLGVFLKMLGDLRSFRVQAKALARELKGIERRNADALQQTFKILINSFYGYLGFSLGHFNDFGAANAVTRRGRDLIQRAVAKLEEHGAQVIEVDTDGIYFVPPPDGASEEGADRLLEQVGSIMPEGIRLEIDGRYRAMFSYKMKNYVLMDEAGKMTIRGSGLRSRGLERFQRRFMEQMFRLLLEDRRGEIEKLHGDYRARLARHEIGIADLMKTETIQDSLDTYRKKIGDNSRNPAAAYELALKAERQYLAGDQISYYVTGRGARAAVNASAKMAAEYDPDHPDENVEYYQAKLADLFEKFRVFVERPGLFAPAADDEGKPAQLSMFAAPQSKPEEEKAPEK
- a CDS encoding FAD-binding protein, producing MLKIAVCIKQIPLVEEANFDTATRTIKRDGPNVISAFDLRAISLAVELKNLHGADTTVVTMGPPQARDVLQDALAMGMDRAVHLEDRAFAGADTLATARALAIWLARGNFDLILLGKYSLDAETGQVGPEIAELIGAAQITGARKLEIDGRRLRAERESDEGFEEIEAAMPAVITCAERLAQPVKLKPGASEEAKARPIQSVRAAELGGDPKEFGLAGSPTWVQEVRAVVTPKTECKFIDSTDAERAAAEVMSALETIGALNPRAHNRRSIAAVRRAGNRSHDLWIACETDLEGRVTRGTLELLSRGDELASRLGGALVAVGFGGAIARHAGLLASFGADQVLIVEHPALVPYTPEAAAEAVAKLVLTHAPWGILIGATERGRDWGPRLAARLSLGLTGDAIAIELDSEHRMVALKPAFGGNIVAPIYSKTFPQMATVRPGVLELAAPSQDKQAEIRIARPELSPPKSRLIRAHSILDATIAPLEGTEVVVGIGMGIGGPDGVARAAAFARVLGAAICATRRVTDNGWVPRNLQVGLTGKSIDPRLYIALGVRGAPNHTCGLKRADTVVAINNDADALIFERANIGLVADWDSVLPALQDAFQRRLR